A genomic segment from Aegilops tauschii subsp. strangulata cultivar AL8/78 chromosome 1, Aet v6.0, whole genome shotgun sequence encodes:
- the LOC141029016 gene encoding uncharacterized protein: protein MAEEPSAKRHHGETSDKSCNLDDVHVPGEKRAYTKTLTGVELHGKETLEIVCTSEPDKDNEMISTLWRMVGGSHRKIVGLGVHYTREDVPPQMAAVLQLCMEELCLVYHIAAATKWSRRLNEMLKHEKLFTFASFSIEGDNEKMKMSGLPTINPNNVIHPFYKGMKKNIDTQEDHKLWGISTLPFNLIEYAGVDAYATYKSWNMIDNITNG, encoded by the exons ATGGCAGAGGAACCGTCCGCCAAGCGTCATCATGGCGAGACGTCCGACAAGAGCTGCAACCTCGACGACGTTCACGTCCCCGGGGAGAAGCGCGCGTACACCAAAACGCTCACAGGGGTTGAGCTCCACGGCAAGGAGACGCTGGAGATCGTCTGCACCAGTGAACCAGACAAGGACAACGAGATGATCTCCACGCTCTGGAGGATGGTTGGCGGCTCTCATCGTAAGATCGTCGGCCTTGGTGTGCACTACACCAGGGAAGACGTACCTCCCCAGATGGCAGCAGTCCTGCAGTTGTGCATGGAGGAACTCTGCCTGGTGTACCACATCGCAGCGGCCACGAAATG GTCCAGGCGCCTCAACGAGATGCTGAAGCATGAGAAGTTGTTCACATTTGCCAGTTTTAGCATTGAAGGCGACAATGAGAAGATGAAGATGTCTGGCCTTCCGACGATCAACCCCAACAA CGTCATCCACCCATTCTACAAAGGCATGAAGAAGAACATCGACACGCAGGAAGACCACAAACTGTGGGGGATCAGCACGCTGCCATTCAACCTCATCGAGTACGCAGGAGTAGATGCGTACGCCACGTACAAGTCATGGAACATGATCGACAACATCACAAATGGTTGA